One genomic segment of Rhinopithecus roxellana isolate Shanxi Qingling chromosome 6, ASM756505v1, whole genome shotgun sequence includes these proteins:
- the LOC115898254 gene encoding high mobility group protein HMG-I/HMG-Y-like isoform X2 encodes MSESSSKSSQPLASMQEKDGTEKRGRGRPRKQPPKEPSEVPTPKRPRGRPKGSKNKGAAKTRKTTTTPGRKPRGRPKKLEKEEEEGISQESSEEEQ; translated from the exons ATGAGCGAATCGAGCTCGAAGTCCAGCCAGCCCTTGGCCTCCATGCAGGAAAAGGACGGCACTGAGAAGCGGGGCCGGGGCAGGCCGCGCAAGCAGCCTCCG AAGGAGCCCAGCGAAGTGCCAACACCTAAGAGACCTCGGGGCCGACCAAAGGGAAGCAAAAACAAGGGTGCTGCCAAGACCCGGAAAACCACCACAACTCCAGGAAGGAAACCAAGGGGCAGACCCAAAAaactggagaaggaggaagaggagggcatCTCGCAGGAATCCTCGGAGGAGGAGCAGTGA
- the LOC115898254 gene encoding high mobility group protein HMG-I/HMG-Y-like isoform X1 — translation MSESSSKSSQPLASMQEKDGTEKRGRGRPRKQPPVSPGTALVGSQKEPSEVPTPKRPRGRPKGSKNKGAAKTRKTTTTPGRKPRGRPKKLEKEEEEGISQESSEEEQ, via the coding sequence ATGAGCGAATCGAGCTCGAAGTCCAGCCAGCCCTTGGCCTCCATGCAGGAAAAGGACGGCACTGAGAAGCGGGGCCGGGGCAGGCCGCGCAAGCAGCCTCCGGTGAGTCCCGGGACAGCGCTGGTAGGGAGTCAGAAGGAGCCCAGCGAAGTGCCAACACCTAAGAGACCTCGGGGCCGACCAAAGGGAAGCAAAAACAAGGGTGCTGCCAAGACCCGGAAAACCACCACAACTCCAGGAAGGAAACCAAGGGGCAGACCCAAAAaactggagaaggaggaagaggagggcatCTCGCAGGAATCCTCGGAGGAGGAGCAGTGA